A region of Lagenorhynchus albirostris chromosome 20, mLagAlb1.1, whole genome shotgun sequence DNA encodes the following proteins:
- the AURKB gene encoding aurora kinase B isoform X2 produces MRRLRTRKTRCSQKNNPPHNIVNQLYFNKFPPPSLLRMAQKENAYPWPYGRQTAQSGLNTLPQRVLRKEPVTPSALVLMSRSNAQPTAAPLQKVVENNSRTPNFSMRSFTIDDFEIGRPLGKGKFGNVYLAREKKSHFIVALKVLFKSQIEKEGVEHQLRREIEIQAHLQHPNILRLYNYFYDRRRIYLILEYAPRGELYKELQKSHTFDEQRTATIMEELADALIYCHGKKVIHRDIKPENLLLGLQGELKIADFGWSVHAPSLRRKTMCGTLDYLPPEMIEGRTHNEKVDLWCIGVLCYELLVGNPPFESASHNETYRRIVKVDLKIPPSMPAGAQDLISKLLKHNPSERLPLAQVAAHPWVRAHSRRVLPPSALQSVP; encoded by the exons atgagaaggctgcgcaccagaaagacccgatgcagccaaaaaaacaaccccccccacaacattgtaaatcaactgtatttcaataag ttccctcccccttcccttctaaGGATGGCCCAGAAGGAGAACGCCTACCCCTGGCCCTACGGCAGGCAGACG GCTCAGTCTGGCCTGAACACCCTGCCCCAGAGAGTCCTCCGGAAGGAGCCTGTCACCCCCTCTGCGCTTGTCCTCATGAGCCGCTCCAATGCCCAGCCCACAG CTGCCCCTCTCCAGAAGGTGGTGGAGAACAACAGTCGGACCCCAAACTTCTCAAT GCGTTCCTTCACAATCGACGACTTTGAGATTGGGCGTCCTCTGGGCAAAGGCAAGTTTGGAAATGTGTACTTGGCTCGGGAGAAGAAAAGCCATTTCATCGTGGCGCTCAAAGTCCTCTTCAAGTCTCAGATAGAGAAGGAGGGTGTGGAGCACCAGCTGCGCAGGGAGATTGAAATCCAGGCCCATCTGCA GCATCCCAACATCTTGCGTCTCTACAACTATTTCTATGACCGGCGAAGGATCTACTTGATTCTGGAGTATGCCCCCCGGGGGGAGCTCTACAAGGAGCTGCAGAAAAGCCACACTTTTGACGAGCAGCGAACAGCCACG ATTATGGAGGAGCTGGCGGATGCTCTGATATACTGCCACGGGAAGAAAGTGATTCACAGAGACATAAAGCCGGAGAATCTGCTCTTGGGGCTCCAGGGAGAGCTGAAGATTGCTGACTTCGGCTGGTCTGTGCACGCCCCCTCCCTGAG GAGGAAGACAATGTGTGGCACCCTGGACTACCTGCCCCCAGAGATGATCGAGGGGCGCACGCACAACGAGAAGGTGGATCTGTGGTGCATCGGAGTGCTCTGCTACGAGCTGCTTGTGGGAAACCCCCCCTTCGAGAGTGCTTCCCACAACGAGACGTATCGGCGCATCGTCAAG GTGGACCTGAAGATCCCCCCTTCCATGCCTGCAGGAGCCCAGGACCTTATCTCCAAGCTGCTCAAGCATAACCCCTCAGAACGCCTGCCACTGGCTCAGGTCGCAGCCCACCCTTGGGTCCGGGCCCACTCCCGGAGGGTGCTGCCCCCCTCTGCCCTTCAGTCTGtcccctga
- the AURKB gene encoding aurora kinase B isoform X1: MRRLRTRKTRCSQKNNPPHNIVNQLYFNKFPPPSLLRMAQKENAYPWPYGRQTAQSGLNTLPQRVLRKEPVTPSALVLMSRSNAQPTAAPLQKVVENNSRTPNFSIRRSFTIDDFEIGRPLGKGKFGNVYLAREKKSHFIVALKVLFKSQIEKEGVEHQLRREIEIQAHLQHPNILRLYNYFYDRRRIYLILEYAPRGELYKELQKSHTFDEQRTATIMEELADALIYCHGKKVIHRDIKPENLLLGLQGELKIADFGWSVHAPSLRRKTMCGTLDYLPPEMIEGRTHNEKVDLWCIGVLCYELLVGNPPFESASHNETYRRIVKVDLKIPPSMPAGAQDLISKLLKHNPSERLPLAQVAAHPWVRAHSRRVLPPSALQSVP; this comes from the exons atgagaaggctgcgcaccagaaagacccgatgcagccaaaaaaacaaccccccccacaacattgtaaatcaactgtatttcaataag ttccctcccccttcccttctaaGGATGGCCCAGAAGGAGAACGCCTACCCCTGGCCCTACGGCAGGCAGACG GCTCAGTCTGGCCTGAACACCCTGCCCCAGAGAGTCCTCCGGAAGGAGCCTGTCACCCCCTCTGCGCTTGTCCTCATGAGCCGCTCCAATGCCCAGCCCACAG CTGCCCCTCTCCAGAAGGTGGTGGAGAACAACAGTCGGACCCCAAACTTCTCAAT cAGGCGTTCCTTCACAATCGACGACTTTGAGATTGGGCGTCCTCTGGGCAAAGGCAAGTTTGGAAATGTGTACTTGGCTCGGGAGAAGAAAAGCCATTTCATCGTGGCGCTCAAAGTCCTCTTCAAGTCTCAGATAGAGAAGGAGGGTGTGGAGCACCAGCTGCGCAGGGAGATTGAAATCCAGGCCCATCTGCA GCATCCCAACATCTTGCGTCTCTACAACTATTTCTATGACCGGCGAAGGATCTACTTGATTCTGGAGTATGCCCCCCGGGGGGAGCTCTACAAGGAGCTGCAGAAAAGCCACACTTTTGACGAGCAGCGAACAGCCACG ATTATGGAGGAGCTGGCGGATGCTCTGATATACTGCCACGGGAAGAAAGTGATTCACAGAGACATAAAGCCGGAGAATCTGCTCTTGGGGCTCCAGGGAGAGCTGAAGATTGCTGACTTCGGCTGGTCTGTGCACGCCCCCTCCCTGAG GAGGAAGACAATGTGTGGCACCCTGGACTACCTGCCCCCAGAGATGATCGAGGGGCGCACGCACAACGAGAAGGTGGATCTGTGGTGCATCGGAGTGCTCTGCTACGAGCTGCTTGTGGGAAACCCCCCCTTCGAGAGTGCTTCCCACAACGAGACGTATCGGCGCATCGTCAAG GTGGACCTGAAGATCCCCCCTTCCATGCCTGCAGGAGCCCAGGACCTTATCTCCAAGCTGCTCAAGCATAACCCCTCAGAACGCCTGCCACTGGCTCAGGTCGCAGCCCACCCTTGGGTCCGGGCCCACTCCCGGAGGGTGCTGCCCCCCTCTGCCCTTCAGTCTGtcccctga
- the AURKB gene encoding aurora kinase B isoform X3: protein MRRLRTRKTRCSQKNNPPHNIVNQLYFNKFPPPSLLRMAQKENAYPWPYGRQTLPLSRRWWRTTVGPQTSQCKRPKPWGGKRGGGTVNSRRSFTIDDFEIGRPLGKGKFGNVYLAREKKSHFIVALKVLFKSQIEKEGVEHQLRREIEIQAHLQHPNILRLYNYFYDRRRIYLILEYAPRGELYKELQKSHTFDEQRTATIMEELADALIYCHGKKVIHRDIKPENLLLGLQGELKIADFGWSVHAPSLRRKTMCGTLDYLPPEMIEGRTHNEKVDLWCIGVLCYELLVGNPPFESASHNETYRRIVKVDLKIPPSMPAGAQDLISKLLKHNPSERLPLAQVAAHPWVRAHSRRVLPPSALQSVP, encoded by the exons atgagaaggctgcgcaccagaaagacccgatgcagccaaaaaaacaaccccccccacaacattgtaaatcaactgtatttcaataag ttccctcccccttcccttctaaGGATGGCCCAGAAGGAGAACGCCTACCCCTGGCCCTACGGCAGGCAGACG CTGCCCCTCTCCAGAAGGTGGTGGAGAACAACAGTCGGACCCCAAACTTCTCAATGTAAGCGCCCCAAGCCTTGGGGTGGCaagagagggggagggacagTGAACAG cAGGCGTTCCTTCACAATCGACGACTTTGAGATTGGGCGTCCTCTGGGCAAAGGCAAGTTTGGAAATGTGTACTTGGCTCGGGAGAAGAAAAGCCATTTCATCGTGGCGCTCAAAGTCCTCTTCAAGTCTCAGATAGAGAAGGAGGGTGTGGAGCACCAGCTGCGCAGGGAGATTGAAATCCAGGCCCATCTGCA GCATCCCAACATCTTGCGTCTCTACAACTATTTCTATGACCGGCGAAGGATCTACTTGATTCTGGAGTATGCCCCCCGGGGGGAGCTCTACAAGGAGCTGCAGAAAAGCCACACTTTTGACGAGCAGCGAACAGCCACG ATTATGGAGGAGCTGGCGGATGCTCTGATATACTGCCACGGGAAGAAAGTGATTCACAGAGACATAAAGCCGGAGAATCTGCTCTTGGGGCTCCAGGGAGAGCTGAAGATTGCTGACTTCGGCTGGTCTGTGCACGCCCCCTCCCTGAG GAGGAAGACAATGTGTGGCACCCTGGACTACCTGCCCCCAGAGATGATCGAGGGGCGCACGCACAACGAGAAGGTGGATCTGTGGTGCATCGGAGTGCTCTGCTACGAGCTGCTTGTGGGAAACCCCCCCTTCGAGAGTGCTTCCCACAACGAGACGTATCGGCGCATCGTCAAG GTGGACCTGAAGATCCCCCCTTCCATGCCTGCAGGAGCCCAGGACCTTATCTCCAAGCTGCTCAAGCATAACCCCTCAGAACGCCTGCCACTGGCTCAGGTCGCAGCCCACCCTTGGGTCCGGGCCCACTCCCGGAGGGTGCTGCCCCCCTCTGCCCTTCAGTCTGtcccctga
- the AURKB gene encoding aurora kinase B isoform X4 yields MGGALSQWGQGGRFERISAWARPGRFSCFPAAREVAVPPAPVPSPFPSKDGPEGERLPLALRQADAAPLQKVVENNSRTPNFSIRRSFTIDDFEIGRPLGKGKFGNVYLAREKKSHFIVALKVLFKSQIEKEGVEHQLRREIEIQAHLQHPNILRLYNYFYDRRRIYLILEYAPRGELYKELQKSHTFDEQRTATIMEELADALIYCHGKKVIHRDIKPENLLLGLQGELKIADFGWSVHAPSLRRKTMCGTLDYLPPEMIEGRTHNEKVDLWCIGVLCYELLVGNPPFESASHNETYRRIVKVDLKIPPSMPAGAQDLISKLLKHNPSERLPLAQVAAHPWVRAHSRRVLPPSALQSVP; encoded by the exons ATGGGCGGCGCGCTCAGCCAATGGGGCCAGGGCGGGAGATTTGAAAGGATCTCTGCGTGGGCGCGGCCGGGAAGGTTCAGTTGTTTCCCAGCCGCCAGGGAGGTGGCTGTGCCGCCGGCTCCAG ttccctcccccttcccttctaaGGATGGCCCAGAAGGAGAACGCCTACCCCTGGCCCTACGGCAGGCAGACG CTGCCCCTCTCCAGAAGGTGGTGGAGAACAACAGTCGGACCCCAAACTTCTCAAT cAGGCGTTCCTTCACAATCGACGACTTTGAGATTGGGCGTCCTCTGGGCAAAGGCAAGTTTGGAAATGTGTACTTGGCTCGGGAGAAGAAAAGCCATTTCATCGTGGCGCTCAAAGTCCTCTTCAAGTCTCAGATAGAGAAGGAGGGTGTGGAGCACCAGCTGCGCAGGGAGATTGAAATCCAGGCCCATCTGCA GCATCCCAACATCTTGCGTCTCTACAACTATTTCTATGACCGGCGAAGGATCTACTTGATTCTGGAGTATGCCCCCCGGGGGGAGCTCTACAAGGAGCTGCAGAAAAGCCACACTTTTGACGAGCAGCGAACAGCCACG ATTATGGAGGAGCTGGCGGATGCTCTGATATACTGCCACGGGAAGAAAGTGATTCACAGAGACATAAAGCCGGAGAATCTGCTCTTGGGGCTCCAGGGAGAGCTGAAGATTGCTGACTTCGGCTGGTCTGTGCACGCCCCCTCCCTGAG GAGGAAGACAATGTGTGGCACCCTGGACTACCTGCCCCCAGAGATGATCGAGGGGCGCACGCACAACGAGAAGGTGGATCTGTGGTGCATCGGAGTGCTCTGCTACGAGCTGCTTGTGGGAAACCCCCCCTTCGAGAGTGCTTCCCACAACGAGACGTATCGGCGCATCGTCAAG GTGGACCTGAAGATCCCCCCTTCCATGCCTGCAGGAGCCCAGGACCTTATCTCCAAGCTGCTCAAGCATAACCCCTCAGAACGCCTGCCACTGGCTCAGGTCGCAGCCCACCCTTGGGTCCGGGCCCACTCCCGGAGGGTGCTGCCCCCCTCTGCCCTTCAGTCTGtcccctga
- the AURKB gene encoding aurora kinase B isoform X6, producing the protein MAQKENAYPWPYGRQTLPLSRRWWRTTVGPQTSQCKRPKPWGGKRGGGTVNSRRSFTIDDFEIGRPLGKGKFGNVYLAREKKSHFIVALKVLFKSQIEKEGVEHQLRREIEIQAHLQHPNILRLYNYFYDRRRIYLILEYAPRGELYKELQKSHTFDEQRTATIMEELADALIYCHGKKVIHRDIKPENLLLGLQGELKIADFGWSVHAPSLRRKTMCGTLDYLPPEMIEGRTHNEKVDLWCIGVLCYELLVGNPPFESASHNETYRRIVKVDLKIPPSMPAGAQDLISKLLKHNPSERLPLAQVAAHPWVRAHSRRVLPPSALQSVP; encoded by the exons ATGGCCCAGAAGGAGAACGCCTACCCCTGGCCCTACGGCAGGCAGACG CTGCCCCTCTCCAGAAGGTGGTGGAGAACAACAGTCGGACCCCAAACTTCTCAATGTAAGCGCCCCAAGCCTTGGGGTGGCaagagagggggagggacagTGAACAG cAGGCGTTCCTTCACAATCGACGACTTTGAGATTGGGCGTCCTCTGGGCAAAGGCAAGTTTGGAAATGTGTACTTGGCTCGGGAGAAGAAAAGCCATTTCATCGTGGCGCTCAAAGTCCTCTTCAAGTCTCAGATAGAGAAGGAGGGTGTGGAGCACCAGCTGCGCAGGGAGATTGAAATCCAGGCCCATCTGCA GCATCCCAACATCTTGCGTCTCTACAACTATTTCTATGACCGGCGAAGGATCTACTTGATTCTGGAGTATGCCCCCCGGGGGGAGCTCTACAAGGAGCTGCAGAAAAGCCACACTTTTGACGAGCAGCGAACAGCCACG ATTATGGAGGAGCTGGCGGATGCTCTGATATACTGCCACGGGAAGAAAGTGATTCACAGAGACATAAAGCCGGAGAATCTGCTCTTGGGGCTCCAGGGAGAGCTGAAGATTGCTGACTTCGGCTGGTCTGTGCACGCCCCCTCCCTGAG GAGGAAGACAATGTGTGGCACCCTGGACTACCTGCCCCCAGAGATGATCGAGGGGCGCACGCACAACGAGAAGGTGGATCTGTGGTGCATCGGAGTGCTCTGCTACGAGCTGCTTGTGGGAAACCCCCCCTTCGAGAGTGCTTCCCACAACGAGACGTATCGGCGCATCGTCAAG GTGGACCTGAAGATCCCCCCTTCCATGCCTGCAGGAGCCCAGGACCTTATCTCCAAGCTGCTCAAGCATAACCCCTCAGAACGCCTGCCACTGGCTCAGGTCGCAGCCCACCCTTGGGTCCGGGCCCACTCCCGGAGGGTGCTGCCCCCCTCTGCCCTTCAGTCTGtcccctga
- the AURKB gene encoding aurora kinase B isoform X5, producing the protein MAQKENAYPWPYGRQTAQSGLNTLPQRVLRKEPVTPSALVLMSRSNAQPTAAPLQKVVENNSRTPNFSIRRSFTIDDFEIGRPLGKGKFGNVYLAREKKSHFIVALKVLFKSQIEKEGVEHQLRREIEIQAHLQHPNILRLYNYFYDRRRIYLILEYAPRGELYKELQKSHTFDEQRTATIMEELADALIYCHGKKVIHRDIKPENLLLGLQGELKIADFGWSVHAPSLRRKTMCGTLDYLPPEMIEGRTHNEKVDLWCIGVLCYELLVGNPPFESASHNETYRRIVKVDLKIPPSMPAGAQDLISKLLKHNPSERLPLAQVAAHPWVRAHSRRVLPPSALQSVP; encoded by the exons ATGGCCCAGAAGGAGAACGCCTACCCCTGGCCCTACGGCAGGCAGACG GCTCAGTCTGGCCTGAACACCCTGCCCCAGAGAGTCCTCCGGAAGGAGCCTGTCACCCCCTCTGCGCTTGTCCTCATGAGCCGCTCCAATGCCCAGCCCACAG CTGCCCCTCTCCAGAAGGTGGTGGAGAACAACAGTCGGACCCCAAACTTCTCAAT cAGGCGTTCCTTCACAATCGACGACTTTGAGATTGGGCGTCCTCTGGGCAAAGGCAAGTTTGGAAATGTGTACTTGGCTCGGGAGAAGAAAAGCCATTTCATCGTGGCGCTCAAAGTCCTCTTCAAGTCTCAGATAGAGAAGGAGGGTGTGGAGCACCAGCTGCGCAGGGAGATTGAAATCCAGGCCCATCTGCA GCATCCCAACATCTTGCGTCTCTACAACTATTTCTATGACCGGCGAAGGATCTACTTGATTCTGGAGTATGCCCCCCGGGGGGAGCTCTACAAGGAGCTGCAGAAAAGCCACACTTTTGACGAGCAGCGAACAGCCACG ATTATGGAGGAGCTGGCGGATGCTCTGATATACTGCCACGGGAAGAAAGTGATTCACAGAGACATAAAGCCGGAGAATCTGCTCTTGGGGCTCCAGGGAGAGCTGAAGATTGCTGACTTCGGCTGGTCTGTGCACGCCCCCTCCCTGAG GAGGAAGACAATGTGTGGCACCCTGGACTACCTGCCCCCAGAGATGATCGAGGGGCGCACGCACAACGAGAAGGTGGATCTGTGGTGCATCGGAGTGCTCTGCTACGAGCTGCTTGTGGGAAACCCCCCCTTCGAGAGTGCTTCCCACAACGAGACGTATCGGCGCATCGTCAAG GTGGACCTGAAGATCCCCCCTTCCATGCCTGCAGGAGCCCAGGACCTTATCTCCAAGCTGCTCAAGCATAACCCCTCAGAACGCCTGCCACTGGCTCAGGTCGCAGCCCACCCTTGGGTCCGGGCCCACTCCCGGAGGGTGCTGCCCCCCTCTGCCCTTCAGTCTGtcccctga
- the AURKB gene encoding aurora kinase B isoform X7: MPSPQLPLSRRWWRTTVGPQTSQCKRPKPWGGKRGGGTVNSRRSFTIDDFEIGRPLGKGKFGNVYLAREKKSHFIVALKVLFKSQIEKEGVEHQLRREIEIQAHLQHPNILRLYNYFYDRRRIYLILEYAPRGELYKELQKSHTFDEQRTATIMEELADALIYCHGKKVIHRDIKPENLLLGLQGELKIADFGWSVHAPSLRRKTMCGTLDYLPPEMIEGRTHNEKVDLWCIGVLCYELLVGNPPFESASHNETYRRIVKVDLKIPPSMPAGAQDLISKLLKHNPSERLPLAQVAAHPWVRAHSRRVLPPSALQSVP, from the exons ATGCCCAGCCCACAG CTGCCCCTCTCCAGAAGGTGGTGGAGAACAACAGTCGGACCCCAAACTTCTCAATGTAAGCGCCCCAAGCCTTGGGGTGGCaagagagggggagggacagTGAACAG cAGGCGTTCCTTCACAATCGACGACTTTGAGATTGGGCGTCCTCTGGGCAAAGGCAAGTTTGGAAATGTGTACTTGGCTCGGGAGAAGAAAAGCCATTTCATCGTGGCGCTCAAAGTCCTCTTCAAGTCTCAGATAGAGAAGGAGGGTGTGGAGCACCAGCTGCGCAGGGAGATTGAAATCCAGGCCCATCTGCA GCATCCCAACATCTTGCGTCTCTACAACTATTTCTATGACCGGCGAAGGATCTACTTGATTCTGGAGTATGCCCCCCGGGGGGAGCTCTACAAGGAGCTGCAGAAAAGCCACACTTTTGACGAGCAGCGAACAGCCACG ATTATGGAGGAGCTGGCGGATGCTCTGATATACTGCCACGGGAAGAAAGTGATTCACAGAGACATAAAGCCGGAGAATCTGCTCTTGGGGCTCCAGGGAGAGCTGAAGATTGCTGACTTCGGCTGGTCTGTGCACGCCCCCTCCCTGAG GAGGAAGACAATGTGTGGCACCCTGGACTACCTGCCCCCAGAGATGATCGAGGGGCGCACGCACAACGAGAAGGTGGATCTGTGGTGCATCGGAGTGCTCTGCTACGAGCTGCTTGTGGGAAACCCCCCCTTCGAGAGTGCTTCCCACAACGAGACGTATCGGCGCATCGTCAAG GTGGACCTGAAGATCCCCCCTTCCATGCCTGCAGGAGCCCAGGACCTTATCTCCAAGCTGCTCAAGCATAACCCCTCAGAACGCCTGCCACTGGCTCAGGTCGCAGCCCACCCTTGGGTCCGGGCCCACTCCCGGAGGGTGCTGCCCCCCTCTGCCCTTCAGTCTGtcccctga
- the AURKB gene encoding aurora kinase B isoform X8, with protein MRSFTIDDFEIGRPLGKGKFGNVYLAREKKSHFIVALKVLFKSQIEKEGVEHQLRREIEIQAHLQHPNILRLYNYFYDRRRIYLILEYAPRGELYKELQKSHTFDEQRTATIMEELADALIYCHGKKVIHRDIKPENLLLGLQGELKIADFGWSVHAPSLRRKTMCGTLDYLPPEMIEGRTHNEKVDLWCIGVLCYELLVGNPPFESASHNETYRRIVKVDLKIPPSMPAGAQDLISKLLKHNPSERLPLAQVAAHPWVRAHSRRVLPPSALQSVP; from the exons AT GCGTTCCTTCACAATCGACGACTTTGAGATTGGGCGTCCTCTGGGCAAAGGCAAGTTTGGAAATGTGTACTTGGCTCGGGAGAAGAAAAGCCATTTCATCGTGGCGCTCAAAGTCCTCTTCAAGTCTCAGATAGAGAAGGAGGGTGTGGAGCACCAGCTGCGCAGGGAGATTGAAATCCAGGCCCATCTGCA GCATCCCAACATCTTGCGTCTCTACAACTATTTCTATGACCGGCGAAGGATCTACTTGATTCTGGAGTATGCCCCCCGGGGGGAGCTCTACAAGGAGCTGCAGAAAAGCCACACTTTTGACGAGCAGCGAACAGCCACG ATTATGGAGGAGCTGGCGGATGCTCTGATATACTGCCACGGGAAGAAAGTGATTCACAGAGACATAAAGCCGGAGAATCTGCTCTTGGGGCTCCAGGGAGAGCTGAAGATTGCTGACTTCGGCTGGTCTGTGCACGCCCCCTCCCTGAG GAGGAAGACAATGTGTGGCACCCTGGACTACCTGCCCCCAGAGATGATCGAGGGGCGCACGCACAACGAGAAGGTGGATCTGTGGTGCATCGGAGTGCTCTGCTACGAGCTGCTTGTGGGAAACCCCCCCTTCGAGAGTGCTTCCCACAACGAGACGTATCGGCGCATCGTCAAG GTGGACCTGAAGATCCCCCCTTCCATGCCTGCAGGAGCCCAGGACCTTATCTCCAAGCTGCTCAAGCATAACCCCTCAGAACGCCTGCCACTGGCTCAGGTCGCAGCCCACCCTTGGGTCCGGGCCCACTCCCGGAGGGTGCTGCCCCCCTCTGCCCTTCAGTCTGtcccctga
- the AURKB gene encoding aurora kinase B isoform X9, which translates to MPPGGSSTRSCRKATLLTSSEQPRSGRIMEELADALIYCHGKKVIHRDIKPENLLLGLQGELKIADFGWSVHAPSLRRKTMCGTLDYLPPEMIEGRTHNEKVDLWCIGVLCYELLVGNPPFESASHNETYRRIVKVDLKIPPSMPAGAQDLISKLLKHNPSERLPLAQVAAHPWVRAHSRRVLPPSALQSVP; encoded by the exons ATGCCCCCCGGGGGGAGCTCTACAAGGAGCTGCAGAAAAGCCACACTTTTGACGAGCAGCGAACAGCCACGGTCGGGGCGG ATTATGGAGGAGCTGGCGGATGCTCTGATATACTGCCACGGGAAGAAAGTGATTCACAGAGACATAAAGCCGGAGAATCTGCTCTTGGGGCTCCAGGGAGAGCTGAAGATTGCTGACTTCGGCTGGTCTGTGCACGCCCCCTCCCTGAG GAGGAAGACAATGTGTGGCACCCTGGACTACCTGCCCCCAGAGATGATCGAGGGGCGCACGCACAACGAGAAGGTGGATCTGTGGTGCATCGGAGTGCTCTGCTACGAGCTGCTTGTGGGAAACCCCCCCTTCGAGAGTGCTTCCCACAACGAGACGTATCGGCGCATCGTCAAG GTGGACCTGAAGATCCCCCCTTCCATGCCTGCAGGAGCCCAGGACCTTATCTCCAAGCTGCTCAAGCATAACCCCTCAGAACGCCTGCCACTGGCTCAGGTCGCAGCCCACCCTTGGGTCCGGGCCCACTCCCGGAGGGTGCTGCCCCCCTCTGCCCTTCAGTCTGtcccctga